The Chryseobacterium aureum genome contains a region encoding:
- a CDS encoding magnesium transporter CorA family protein gives MPIDTIYRTSQCEWVDVEAPDAEDLKFLHERYEINNLLLEDTMDPNHLPKYEEDGNVKFFLLRESTELERKNLNTISDISTKIGIFLVENTIITIHRMKTRSISETRKQISLIQEDLTPQQIMLKIAILIMKSFDDESLSLFETMDNIENEIFLKNTNHTNQIRRLYKLKRKSGLNSRVLVISTDAIDKFKLLNLQDSEIVDLKDKHKDVVADFDHLNIQITNLISMFLALSDQKANQVMKVLAIYSIYFLPITFIAGVYGMNFDNMPELHHKYGYFITLGAMAAVMLSTFIYVRRKQW, from the coding sequence AGATATGAAATCAACAATCTTCTTCTGGAAGATACCATGGATCCCAATCACCTTCCCAAATATGAAGAAGACGGAAATGTAAAATTCTTTCTTCTTCGTGAAAGTACAGAGCTGGAGAGAAAAAATCTCAATACCATCAGTGATATCAGCACCAAAATCGGGATTTTTCTGGTAGAGAATACCATCATTACCATCCACAGGATGAAAACGAGAAGTATTTCCGAAACCAGGAAGCAGATTTCATTGATTCAGGAAGATCTTACACCACAGCAGATCATGCTGAAAATTGCGATACTGATCATGAAAAGTTTTGATGATGAGTCTTTAAGCCTGTTTGAAACGATGGACAATATCGAAAACGAGATTTTCCTTAAAAATACGAATCATACGAACCAGATCCGACGTCTTTACAAACTGAAAAGAAAATCAGGACTGAATTCCCGGGTACTGGTAATTTCCACGGATGCAATTGATAAATTTAAATTGCTCAACCTTCAGGACTCCGAAATTGTAGATCTGAAGGACAAGCATAAAGACGTAGTGGCAGATTTTGATCATCTGAATATTCAGATCACCAACCTTATTTCCATGTTCCTGGCTCTTTCGGATCAAAAGGCCAATCAGGTGATGAAGGTTTTGGCCATCTATTCCATTTATTTCTTACCCATCACATTTATTGCCGGGGTCTATGGAATGAATTTCGATAATATGCCGGAGCTTCATCATAAGTACGGATATTTTATAACGCTTGGAGCAATGGCCGCCGTTATGCTCAGTACATTTATTTATGTAAGGCGCAAACAGTGGTAA